GCCCTCGATGAGCTTGGCGTCCTTGATGGCTTCGCCCACGCCCATGTTTATCGTGACCTTGACCGGACGCGGCACCTGCATCACGTTCGCGAGACCAATCGAGTCCTTCAAGGACGGACGGATCTCGTCGCGATACCGCTGCTTTAGCCGCGGAACGGTGGTCGTGGATGTATCCGTCATCAGATCCTCGCCCCACACTTCTTACAGACACGCTGCTTGCCCTCGGCGGAAACGTCGAAGCCGACCCGAGTCGGCGCGCTGCACGAAGAACAAAGCAGAGCAACGTTGGAAACATCTACGGGCATTTCCTTGGTGATGATCCCGCCGGTCACGCCCGAGCGTCCTTGCGCCGGGCGAACGCGCTCATGGCGCTTCACCTGGTTGACGCCCTCGACCATGACCGCGTTGCGTGCCGGGTACACGCGCACCACGCGACCTTGCTTGCCCCGGTCCTTACCCGAGATGACCTGGACGATGTCGTTCTTGCGGATCTTGGATGCCGACATCTAGAGCACCTCCGGAGCCAGCGAGATGATCTTCATAAAGCGCTTGTCTCTCAGTTCTCGAGCCACGGGGCCGAAAATACGGGTCCCCCTGGGGTTCATCTGGTCGTTGATCAGCACCGCAGCGTTCTCGTCGAAGCGGATGTACGACCCGTCCGGGCGACGGCGCTCCTTCTTCGTGCGCACGACGACGGCCTTGACGACCTCGCCCTTCTTGACAGGCGCCCCGGGAAGCGCGTCCTTGACTGTCGCAACGATGATGTCTCCGATTCGCGCATAGCGACGGCCGGAGCCACCCAGCACACGGATACACAGGATCTCCCGCGCGCCGGTGTTGTCGGCAACCTTCAACCGGCTCTCTTGCTGGATCATCTACTTCGCCTTCTCAAGGATCTCGGCAACGCGCCAACGCTTCGTCCGCGAGAGCGGGCGCGTCTCCGCGATGCGGACACGATCACCCACGCCGCAGGAGTTCGCTTCGTCGTGCGCCTTGTACTTCGTCAAGCGCCGCTGTGTCTTGCCATACAGCGCATGCCGGAACGTGTCCTGAACCGCGACCACGACGGTCTTATCCATCTTGTCGCTCACGACCACGCCCACGCGGGTCTTCCGCCGTGACCGTTCCATCATGCCTCCTCCGTCCCGGTACCTTCGAGCGCCATGAGCTCACGCTCGCGCACGACGGTGAGAATCCGGGCAACTTCCTTGCGCATCTGCTTGATCCGCATCGGGTTGTCCAGCTGACCGGTCACTAACTGAAAGCGAAGGTTGAACAACTCTTCCTTCGCCTCGGCGAGCTTCCCGTCGAGCTCGATGTCCGAAAGCTGTCGCAGTTCGTTCGGATTCATAGCGTCCGTTC
The Actinomycetota bacterium genome window above contains:
- the rplX gene encoding 50S ribosomal protein L24, with protein sequence MSASKIRKNDIVQVISGKDRGKQGRVVRVYPARNAVMVEGVNQVKRHERVRPAQGRSGVTGGIITKEMPVDVSNVALLCSSCSAPTRVGFDVSAEGKQRVCKKCGARI
- the rplN gene encoding 50S ribosomal protein L14 → MIQQESRLKVADNTGAREILCIRVLGGSGRRYARIGDIIVATVKDALPGAPVKKGEVVKAVVVRTKKERRRPDGSYIRFDENAAVLINDQMNPRGTRIFGPVARELRDKRFMKIISLAPEVL
- the rpsQ gene encoding 30S ribosomal protein S17, whose amino-acid sequence is MERSRRKTRVGVVVSDKMDKTVVVAVQDTFRHALYGKTQRRLTKYKAHDEANSCGVGDRVRIAETRPLSRTKRWRVAEILEKAK
- the rpmC gene encoding 50S ribosomal protein L29, whose amino-acid sequence is MNPNELRQLSDIELDGKLAEAKEELFNLRFQLVTGQLDNPMRIKQMRKEVARILTVVRERELMALEGTGTEEA